In Actinotignum schaalii, the sequence GTGGCCGATATGCAGCGAGCCAGAGACCGTGGGCGGCGGGGTATCTACTGAAAATACTTCGGAACGGGTGGCGGTGCGGTCGAAAGCATAGGTGCCTTCTTCTTCCCACCGTTTGCCCCAGGTAGTTTCAAGACCGTCGAGAGTGGCACGGTCCGGTACCTCCGTGTGATCGAGGAGTTCGGACTCTTGGTTAAAACTAGTCATGGGGCTATTGTTTCACGCCCCGTGCGCTGCGGGAAACTGCGCCATACGTGAGAGGGGCGACGGCGCAGCTACGGCGCGGTGCCCGGGCGCCGTTATGGTGCTCTCCGGCGCCGTCGGGATGGGAGGCTGGCGCCGTGGGTGCGCCGGTGCTGCCGGCGGGGCGCAGCCCCGTTAGCGGCTGGTATCAGGTTCCACTAGGTGGGCGCGCAACAGCTCAAAAACAGCCGGGTCAATCCCGTGCCCGAGGAGGTACTCGCGCGCCCCGCCAGCCGCTTCGATGCGCACCGTGGCGGCGCTCAAAGCTTCTTCGGTCACGTACACGGCGCGGTGCGCGGCGGCCCCCGGGATATATTCGCGCCCCATCACGAAGGCAAGATCCTCCTGGTAGCTTTCGCCCAGTGCCGTGGCGGAAGTGAGGTAATCAGCCAAGATTGTTTCGCGGCTCGCCCCGAGGATGGAGAGGATAAGCCCGGTAACTACCCCGGTGCGGTCCTTACCGGCGGTGCAGTGGATGAGCACCCCGCCTTCGTCCGATAGCTCCGCCGCCGCGGTGACCGCCTGCGCCAATTGCCCACCGAAATTTCGAGCCATGTGCATGTACAGGTCGGCAAGCTCAGACCACTCCAGATGGGCAAGCTGATTATTGAAAATAGGCACGGAGGCAACGCTCACTCCGTAATCTGCCCAATTGGTGGTGCCGGCGCGTTCAGCGTCGTCGCGCAAATCAATAACGCCGGTAATACCCTGTTCTCTCAAAAAATCTCCCAGGCTGTCATCGTGGCGGAACGCCGCGGAGGAACGCAGCAGGGCGCGCTCGCGGATATGCCCGCCGACCACCGGGGTGCCGCCCAGGGAACGGAGATTATGCAGGCCGAGGGGCAGGCGTGGGGAAGTCATCACTGTCCTTTCGATCCGGTGCCAAGTGTGTTTTCCAGGAGGTAGGAACCCGGGCCGTCCCAGGCCAGCGGGTCGCTCGGGCTCCAGCCGGGCCGCCCGGCGCGCCTCCCGATAGCCACTACTTCTTCCGGACTATACGCAAAGATTTCCTCGCCCGGCTCTATGCCGCCAGACGGCGCGGCCACGGAGCCATCCAGGTAGGTAATATCTTGCTGGATACTGGCTTCGCTTAGCTGCACCACCGAAAAAGCTGAACGGGCTCGCGCGCTTTCCCATTCAGGACCCCGCCCGAGCGTGATTTCATTGGCGAGGGCGGGGCCAACCACCACCGGCACCCCGCCAGCGCGCCCACGCCCGGCCAGATGGTAGTGGCCCGCAAGTACGAGGTCGGGCGCTACCTCCCAGGATTGGAAACCCTGCGCCAGGCGCGGGGCGTCCATGAGGCGCAGCGCCCCGTGGAGCACCGTGGGGGCAGCCAACGGCGGGTGATGGAGGACGAGAACGGAGCGGAGCGGAGCGTCGGCCGCCCCGTGGACGTGCCCGCCGGCGCCGGCCGGTGACGGCGCACCGCCCGCAGTGGGTGCCCCGCTCGCCGTGGACGCCTCGCCCACAGTGGGCGCGACATCGGCGTTGGTTACAGCCTCCTCGATACGGTGAATCTGTTCACCGAGGTAGCCGAAGCCGCGCCCGGGAACGGAGCTGTCTGCCGCAACGAAGCGCCAACGCGCGTCTCCCACAGTGATATCGGTGATGGAAAAAATCGGGTCCAGGGGCGCACCGGGCAGGCCGAGAGCCTCGCGCATCGCCGCGCGCCGGTCATGATTCCCGCAGGCCCAAATCACCGGCGCACCCCACCGTTGCGCGAGCGGGGCGAGGGTCTGGGCCGCGAAGATGTAGGACGCAGGGGTGCCGTCATCGGAAATATCCCCCGAGACCACGATGGCGTGGCAGGGCGCGAGCTCGCCGGCGCCGGCCACGGCCGCTTCCAGTAGTCCGGAGGTGTCAATTTTTCCGTAATGGCGGGCGCGCTCGGCTAGAAGATGGGTATCGGACAGGTGCAGGATTCGCAGGCTCATAGGTTATCGTCTCCCTCGGATGGCGTGGCGGGTACGGCGGGCGTGGCGGGTATGGCGGACGTGGCGGGTATGGCGGACGTGGCGGATACGGCGGGCGCGGTAGGCACGGCGGGCACGGTGCGTGGCGCGGCGTTCTCCGGTCGTGGCGCTTCAGGCAGCAGCGGCACTGCCGCGATAAGTTCCCGGGTGGCCGGGTGGTGCGGGTGCTCCAGTACCTGCGCCGTGGGCGCATATTCGACGACGGTGCCCCCGCGCAGCACCAGGGTGTCCTCGCACAGATTCTGGACAATGCCCAAGTCATGGGAGATGACAATGAGGGTGAGATCCAGGCGGGCGCGTAGGTCATGGAGCAGCTCGAGGACGGTGGCTCGTACCGACACGTCGAGGGCGGATACGGGCTCATCAGCAATAAGAACCTTGGGCTGGCAGGCCACGGCGCGTGCAATTGCCACCCGCTGGCGTTGCCCACCCGAAAGCTCATGCGGATAACGCGAGCCCCACTCCGGGTTGAGATCCACGGCGGCCAGCGCATCACGCACCATCTCCCGGTGTTTGCCGGGAACTCGCAGCAGGCGTAGCGGTTCTTCAATAATCCGGCCCACCGTCATGCGCGGATTGAGGGAAGCGAAAGGATCTTGCAGCACCAGTTGGACTTCGTGGCGCAGCCGGGTTACCCCGAGCTTCCCGTAGCGCACCTCCTGGCCTCGGTAGGTGATTGATCCGCCGCTCGGCTCAAGTAGGCCGAGCATCATGCGGCTAAGCGTGGTTTTCCCCGAGCCGGATTCGCCGATAATTCCCAGCGACCGCCCCGCTCGCACCTCGATAGACGTGGGTGCCAGGGCCAGGGTGCTCCCGTAAGATTTAGTGACATTTTGGCAGCTGAACAGCACATCCCCGGCTTCGACGGGCCAGTCCTTTTCCAACGGGGCACGGGAGGTCATGCGCAGGGCGGCCTCGCGCGGATCCCAAGTTTTTTCCGGTGTGCTTGTCATGATTGGTCACCTCCGGGCACCAGCGAGCTTCGCGGATCACCCACCTGCGTATCGCCGCCCCGCAGTGCCGGGCGCTGCAAACTAGTGGCGCGGGCCGCAGCCACGAGGCCCTGGGTATAGGGATGGACGGGGCGGAGCAAAATATCCTCGGCGCTACCTTCTTCCACCAATTCGCCCCGGCGCAATACAAGGATACGTTCGGAGGTGTGGTAAGCCACCGCCATATCGTGGGTGATCATAAGAACGGCGGTGCCGTGCTCGCGGGCGGCATCATCCATGAGCTGCAAAATATGGGCCTGCACCGTGGCATCCAGGGCGGTTGTTGGTTCGTCGGCGATCAGGAGGGCAGGTGCCAAACTCATCGCCATGGCAATAACCACGCGTTGGCGTTGCCCACCGGAAAGCTCATGGGGAAAGCGGTTAATAATATGCTCGGGGCTGGGGAGCTCAACCATGCGGGCCAGCTCGCTGGCCCGCTGCGTCGTCGCCGATTTTTTTAATCCCGTATGAATACGCGAGGCCGCCACCAACTGGTGCTTAATGCGCACCACCGGATTGAGCGCCGTATGTGGTTCCTGGAAAATACAGCCGATACGGCGCCCTCGAATTTTCTGGAACTCCGTATCCGAAGCGCCCACCAATTCGCGCCCCTCGAAACGAATCGAACCGGTCACGTGTGCGGCCCGGGGGAGGAGCCCCTGGATCGTCATTGCCGTCATCGATTTTCCGGACCCGGATTCCCCAATAAGGCAGACACGCTCCCCGGCCTCCACCGTGAAGGACACTCCCCGCACCACTTCGGTGGAACCGAAAGCCACGGTGAGATCACGTACCTCAAGAAGGCTCATCGTGTCTCCCTTCCGCGTGGATCGAGCACGTCGCGCAGGCCGTCCCCCAAGAGATTAAATCCGATAATTGTCAGGACAATCGCGGTGGCCGGAATGAGAATAACCGTCGGGTGGGAATACATGAAGCTCTGGTAGGTGGAGAGCATGCGCCCCCAGGATGGTGTGGGCGGTGGGGTACCTAGCCCCAGGTAGGACAGCCCCGCTTCCGCCAGGGTGGCCGTTCCCATGATTTGGGTGACGCGCACGATCAGCGTGGGCGTGATCGCCGGGAAAATATGACGCGAAAGAATCCACCAGGAACGCGCCCCCGCGGCCACCGCTAGGAGCACGTGATCCGAGGCGGTGGCACGGCGCAATTCGGGTAGGACGGTGCGGGTGACCGCCGGGGCGGAGCCCAGTCCGATAGCAACGGTGGAGGTGAGGGTGGAGCCAGAAAAAGCGGTGACGAGAATGAGGGCAATAATGAGGGTGGGGAACGCGACCCACACGTCGGTGAGCCGCTCCGTCAGGGAACCGAGCCAACGCGGGGCGTAGACAATAATCGAGGCGAGAAGCAGCCCGACCACCAGGGCTACCGCCGCCCCGCCCACGCTGGTGAGCACCGTGACCCGCGAACCGAGCACCATAAGGGAGAAAATATCGCGCCCCAGCTGGTCGGCACCGAACCAATGTGCCCCGTTCGGGCGGGCCCAGGACGCCCGCGCATCCACACTTTCGGGATCGTAAGGCACCCAGATGAAGGACAGCAGGAACGTTGCCAGCACCGCCAGCACCACCACGGTGCCGATGAGGCCGGCCGGATTACGCAGCAGCGCCCGCAACCGGGCCCGCCATGGGGAAGCCGCGGAAAGAGCCCGCAGGGCCGGAGACGGGGTACTCATCGCAACCTCACTCTCGGGTCGAGGAGGCGGGAGGCCACATTGGAGAGCATCATGAGGAGAATAACCGCCCCGGAGAGCACCATGAGGAAGCCCTGGACGGTAACAATATCGCGGGTCGATACGCTGGCAACCAGATGGTGCCCGATGCCGGGAAGCGCGAAGACCTGTTCAACCACCACGGTGCCCATGAGGAGGGCCGCGGCGTCGAGTGCAATAACGGCGAGGAGCGGAAGCCAAGCGTTCCGCAGCGCCTGGGTGAGCAGGGCGCGCCGGCGGCTCATCCCCTGGGCGCGGGCGGTGCGCACATAATCCTGGCCGAGCTGTTCCAGCACGGCGGAGCGTACGTAGCGCACCAGTCCCGCCGTTTGCGGAATCGCCAGGGTAATGGCGGGCAGGATGAGGCTACGGAGCGCCGCACCCGGATCGCCCCATCCCTCGCGCGGGAAACCGGTGGAGGGAAGATGGAGCGGGGTCGCCAGGTACATGACGAGCAGCATCCCCACGATGAACGTGGGGATCGCGATACCCAGTTGGGAAAGCCAGGAAACTAGGCGCCCGGCCAGGGTGGTGGAACGGGCCGCGGCATACACCCCGATAAGAAGGGCAAAAATAACCGCCAAACTCAAGGACATGAGCGCGAGCGGCACGGTGACCTGGAGCTTCGTGACGAGCTCATGGGTCACGGAAAGAGAAGAAAAGGGTGAGGTGCCGAAATCACCGGTGAGGGCGGCACCTAACCAGCTCAGGTACTGGATGATAAGCGGACGATCCCAGCCGTGCTCAGCCCGGATCGTCTCAATTTGCGCATCGGTAGCATCCAGGCCACCCATAATGACAGCCGGGTCACCGGGCAGGGTATGGAGCGCGAAAAAAATCACGAAGGAGGCGAGGAGTAACGCCGCCACCGCCCACCCCAGCGCGGCGAGCACGATGCGGGCGGTGCGCGACGTCGTGGTGCGGAGCACCGTTTCGCGGTCCACGGTGCCGGAGGCGCTATGCACCCCCGGCACCTGCGCGAGCGCGAGTGGTTCAGTCATTAACGCGCAACCTGAATATCAGCGGCGTAGAAACGAGAACCGGTCCGGTTGGTCGGGAACCCGGAGACCCCTTCCCGAGAGAAAATAATGGCCTTGGGGCTGTAGAGCCAATCCGAGGCGGCATCCTCGGAAACAAAAGCGGCCAGCTCACCGAGTTTCTTATCGCGTTCGGCCAGCGAGCTGGCGGTCATCGCTTCCTTATTGAGCTGCTGGGCCTGCGCGCTGTCATAATGCCAGTAGTAGCTGGGGTTGGAATAGTAGGTGAGGGTCCACGGATCCACGTGGAGCACCATCGTCAGATCGTAATTGCCCCCGCGGTAGACCTCATCGAGCCAGCTAGAAAATTCCATCCGGTCAATCGTCACATTAATGCCGATCTCCTTGAGCTGGGCGGCCACATATTCGGAAATAGCCGAATCGTAATTATTGGCCACCCGCAGGTTGAGGGAAAGATTCTCAAAACCGGCCTTTTTGAGCAGCTCACGAGCGGCTTGCGGATCATAAGAATCAATCTCGTTGAGGGAATCGCTCCACCAGGCCATCCCGGGGGACACCATGGAACCGACCCGCACCATCGTCCCGCCGAGCGCGGTAATGAGGCCGTCCTTATCGATACCCTTGCGGATAGCGGTGCGCACATCCTTATTAGCCAGCGCCGGGTTGGAGTGGTTGAAGCCGAGCGTCATCCACGAGGTTTCGGTGCCCTGCGAGGTAATAATCGCCGGGTCAGCCGCGAAACGCTCCACCGTATCGGTGTTCTGGGTGGTGAGAATATCAATTTGCCCCGAGGCAAGCGCATTCGCGGCGGCGGTCTGGTCCGCATAATAGTGGTAGACCACTTCCTTGGTGCCGGCCGGATCGCCCCAGTAATTATCGTTACGCTCCAGGGTAATGGTGGAGCCGGTCTTCCACTCGCCGATGGTGAAAGGCCCGGTACCGTTCGATTCCTTATTCAAATCGACCGTATTATCGGAGGGCACCATCATCGCGGCGTCCGTGGACATACTGTCCAAGAAATTCATATTCGGTTCGGAGAGGGTGACGACGACGGTATGCGGGTCGGAAGCCTGCGCTGATTTAAACGTGCGCATGAGCTTATGATCGGGATTCTTCGCCCCCTCAGCAGCAGAAGCTTCCAGGGTGGCCACCACATCCGCGGCATCAAAATCGGAACCGTCGTGGAATTTCACCCCTTCGCGCAGGTGGAAGGTGTAGTTGAGGCCATCCTCGGAAATATCCCAGGAGGTGGCTAGGGCCGGCAAAATATCACCATTTTCAGCGCGGCGGGTGAGCCCTTCATAAACATTATCGATAACAAGCTGATCAAGGGCCGCGCCGGAAACCGAGGTCGGATCCAGGCCGGTGGGTTCCAAAATAAAACCAACGTGCACCGAGGCATCCGGGTTCGCATTCTGAACCGGGGCCGGGCCGCTGGCGGGGGAGGAAGCCGCATCGGAGGGCGGGTTGGTTGAGCATCCGGACAGCGCGAGTCCGGCAACGAGCAGGGCGACGCCCGCAAAACGCTTCATATCTGTTCCCATCAGGTAGTGAGGTCAAAATATGGCTCGGCGCATCTCAGCTCGGACACGTCGCCATATATGTATCTATCGAGTCAATGTGAACCGTTGGAAAACGTGGAGTTAAAAGGCGAGCTACCTCTCCTTTGCGTCAGTATCGCGGATAGAGCGGGACGCGCGGGTCCCGGGTTTGGCACGCTTGGCGCGCCGGCGAGCCTCAGCGGCTTCGCTTTCCAGATCGTGCACCACGAGGCGAGCGTGGCGCGCGGTCAAGATGGGGTGGATTTTCTTTGCGGCGCGCATGGCGGTGGCGGTTCCCTCCGCCGCGGCCGTCAAAATACGTTCTTTTTCTTCCGCGGTCCATTCGTGGGTGCGCATAAAACGCAGCGAGCGGGCTTCGCGCAGCATGGAAATTCCCCACAGCAGCAGCACCACCAGGAAAATCCCAGCGAAGCCGAGGATTGACAGTCCGTTCATTTAGCTGAGATTCCTATCTTTATCGATACTGGCTTGCACGCCGCGTACGACGGCCGCCCCGAAACCGGCGCGTTCTAATTCCACCACACCGGCCACGGTGGTGCCTCCCGGGGACTGCACCGTATCGGCCAAATCGGCCGGGGAGAGCTCACTTGCGAGCACCAGGCGCGCCGCACCTTCCACCGCCTGCGCGGCGATACGCACCGCCTGCGCGGCCGGGAGCCCATCGGCAACGGCGGCACGTTTGAGGGCATCAATATAGGTAAAAGTGAAAGCCGGGGAGCATCCGGCGAGCGCGGAAAAGACGGAAAAATGTTTTTCTTCCAGGGTGATATGAGCACCCACGGCGGCGAAGACCTCCCGCACCGCGTCCTGCTGGGCGGGGGTGACGGAGCCTGAGAAGCACAGCGCCGTCATGGAGGCACGCACACTGGCGGCCACATTCGGCATGGCGCGCACGAGCGGCTGACCCGGGGCGAGATGGCGGGCGAGGGTGGCAAGCTCGAGGCCCGCCGCGATGGAGACGATAACGGTGCCAGATTCCCGTGCGACGTCGTTAATTTCTTCTAGAACATCCGCAACCGCGTACGGTTTCACGGCGACGACGACGATTCCGTCACCCACGGCCGTGACCAGCTCGGTATTCGAGGTGGCCGGGCGCGCCCCCGTTTCCTCCGCGAAGTCGCGCGCCGCCTGCGCATCTTTCGCAGAAACGACGACGGACGCCGGATCCGCGCCCGCGGCAAGCACCCCGCGCGCCAGGGCCCCGCCCATATGTCCGGTTCCAATAAAGCCGATCACGAGCAATTCCTTTCTACCAGCTAGGCCCGGTGCTCCCGCAGCGGCGCTGAGCGAACACCGGGTATGCTCTCCGCGTTTTATTTTAGGCTGAAGAAAGGTGTTTTATGGCCGGCGTGGCTCTCACCCGGCAGAACGGAGGGTTTGACATGTCACATCGAGTACTCGTAACCGGAGCGTCCAGCGGCATCGGGGCGGCGAGCGTCCGCACCTTGTGCGCGGCCGGATTTGAGGTGATCGCCACCGCACGGCGCGAAGATCGGCTCCGCCAACTCGCCGAACAAACCGGGTGCAGCTACGTGGTGGCGGACCTGATGGAGGAGGGCGACGTCGCACGGCTCGCCGCCACCGTAGCGGAAGCCGGCGGGGTGGACTGCCTGGTCAATAACGCCGGCGGGGCCCGCGGGCAGGACAAAGTGGCGGACGCAAAAATCGAGGACTGGGAGTGGATGTACCGCGTGAACGTGCTCGGTACCCTGCGCCTGACCCGGGCGCTGCTCCCGCATATGCGGGAGAACGGTGGGAGCATCCTCTTTGTGACCTCCACGGCGGCGCAGGAAACCTACGTGGGTGGGGCCGGATACACGGCGGCGAAGCACGCCGAACGCATGATTAAAGACACCCTGCGCCTGGAACTGGTGGGTGAACCGGTACGCCTCATGGAGCTGCGCCCCGGCATGGTGATGACGGAGGAGTTTTCCAAGAATCGCCTCGGATCGGATGCGGCGGCGCAGAATGTTTATGCCGGGGTGGCCGAGCCGCTGCTGGCTGAGGATGTTGCTGAGACGGTGGTCTGGATGCTTTCCCGCCCCGCCCACGTCAATATCGATTCGGTGGTGATCCGCCCCGTGGCCCAAGCGAATTCCTGGACGGTGGCCCGCACCGGCAGCGACGTGGTGGACCTGCCTTCCTCCGGGCTGGATGGGGAGTAAGCGCCCCGTTCTCCACGTGCGCCGGTAACGGGGCACTGGGGCGCTGGCGCCGTGCCCGCGCCGTGTCGGTATCGTGTGGAGACTAGCGGGTTTCAGCGACCTGCCGGGCAAGTTCCGCAATCGCCGCGGCGATCCCGCGGCCGAGCTCATCGAAAGTGGTGGCAGGCCGCGGTGCGCCGTGTACCGAGCCGGGTAGCGGCGTCGGCTGAGGCACCGACAGTGCGTCGGTTTCCCCGCCCACCGTGGCCACTCCGACGGTGCGCAGGGCCGGCACGTGAATGAAGAGGCCGGGAACGGGAAGCTGGGCCACGCGGTAGGCAATGTTATTGCAGAGGTAGCGCCCCGGATCTCGGCTTGTTTCCGCATTGATACCGGCCCCGTTAATAGCGCGGGTAATATCCGCCACCCGCACAGGGCTCGCGGCGATAGCAGGCCCGCCCGCAATCACGGGTTCGCCATCGGGTTGAGCTCCCGCATTATCCGGAATCCGGGCGATATTCTCATTAAAAGCTTGAAGCTCCGGGGTGATAGCGCTACGCCCGCCCGCCTCTCCGATGGCAATGACCGCATCGGGGTGAAAACGCTCCACCGCCTCGGCCAGCACCTGCCCGGCACTCGCGAACACCACCGGCAACATGGCCGTTGTGACCTCCACCTCGCAAGGAAGATCCATATTCGGAAGATAAGGGATGGCTCGCAGCGCCGCCTCCCGGCTCGCATTTTCGGTATCGGAACCAAAAGGCTCAAAATAAGTCACTAAAACACGCACACTTCACCCTACCGCGCCCCTACCTGTGGATAACTACACGCGCCGAACTACGCCTGTGGATGGGCTCTGGACGGATCTTTCCGGGCCTGGCACCATCAGCTCAAGCGTTTGGCAGGGGGAGCCGGCACCCAGAAAACAGGCGGCGCCAGCTCTACGAAAGTAAGGGGCGCCTGCCCAGCGAAAGTAAGGGGCGTCAGCATAAAGAAAGTAACTGGTAGCAGCTTAAAGAAAACGGGAGCGAAGAAGGGGAGGTCACGGTGGATGGTGTTCTTATCACGGAGTCTGCGACGGCGGATCTGCGCGCCGCGCTCGCGGACGTGAGTGCCGCGCTGGCTCCGCTGCGGGTGGATAGCGTGCCGGGAGCGGTGGCGGCGGCACTGGCTGGCACCCCACCACCGGCCAGCGTGAGTGCGGGATGCGCGGCTCTGGATAGGCGCACCGGCGATATCGCGGCCCGAGCCGATGAGCTAGCCGCCTCCCTCGCCCTGGCCTGGCGCATTTACCAGGAGGCAGATACCGCGGCCGGCGCGGATATGTCTGTTCTGGATATTGCCGGCACGGATATTTCTGGTTTGGATATCGCGGGGGTCGGACGATGAAAGATCTCAGGGTGACGTGGGGGCAACTGTGCGGCTGGAACGGGGCCCTGCTAGGAACGGTTCTCGGTGAGGTTGCAGCCGTACGTAGGCGCTGTGAAGAAGCTAGCTGGCAGCTGCGCCAGCTAGCCACGCGCTCCTTGAAGGGTGCCTGGGAAGGCTACGGGGCACGTGCCTTCCTCTCCGATGTACGGGCCCTGGCCGCGCGCGCCGCCGCGCACACCGACCATATTGACCACCTCATCCAGGCCCTCGGGGAGGCCCAGCATAAAATCTCCCGCACCCAAACGGCCGTGAGCGAAGCCCTCTCCCGCGCGAAGGCCGCCGGAATGGAGATCACACCTAGCGGTGAGGTTGTTGATCCGCTGGACGGAGCGGATGCCACCGGGGTCGCTGACTGGGAACGGCGCCAGGTAGCGGTACAGATTAGGGTGGAGGTGGAAGTAGCCCACAAATCGGCCGATAATACCCTCAGCTATCTGGACAAGGTTTTCACGCAGCTGGCTGCCGGGCAGATAGCCCCGGAGGCTCGCACCAACCACTACCATTCGGTGGGGAAGGTGCCGGTTGGGAAAAGTGCGGCCTATGTGCAGGCCTGGTGGGCGTCCCTGGGCGATGCCGAACGCTCCTATGTGCTCGCGCATTACCCGCAGGATGTGGGAAATTTGGACGGAATACCCTACGCGGTGCGGGACCGCGCCAATATTGCCGTTGCCCGCCATGACGAAGAAATGGCCCGCGCCTACTACGATCCGATTCTGGCCGAGCTCTCCGCGGAGATCGCCAGCGCCCAGGCGGATCTTGAGGGGAACCTCGGGAAAACTGATCGAGAGATTCGCACCGCCCAGCTCGGCGCGGCTCAGCTGCGCTATGCCACCATCACCGCCAACCTGGCCGCTTACGCCACGATCCGTACCCAGCGCGGCCTGGATCGCAATTGGCGTGAGCACATCAGTATGTCACCGGCTCGCTCAGCTTCGCCCCGTGATGCGAAGCGGCACTTTTCGCCTCGCGAGGGGCGATCATCCGCGGCGCACTCGCCTGCGGCGCGACTATCCGCGGGGCACGCAGCTCCGGCTCACTCGCCTGCGCCGCGTTCCTCTCCGCTGGCAGGCCCCGCCCAGCCCGCCCCGTCCGGCCAGCCCCGCCAGCTTCTCGTGTA encodes:
- a CDS encoding alpha/beta hydrolase yields the protein MTWGQLCGWNGALLGTVLGEVAAVRRRCEEASWQLRQLATRSLKGAWEGYGARAFLSDVRALAARAAAHTDHIDHLIQALGEAQHKISRTQTAVSEALSRAKAAGMEITPSGEVVDPLDGADATGVADWERRQVAVQIRVEVEVAHKSADNTLSYLDKVFTQLAAGQIAPEARTNHYHSVGKVPVGKSAAYVQAWWASLGDAERSYVLAHYPQDVGNLDGIPYAVRDRANIAVARHDEEMARAYYDPILAELSAEIASAQADLEGNLGKTDREIRTAQLGAAQLRYATITANLAAYATIRTQRGLDRNWREHISMSPARSASPRDAKRHFSPREGRSSAAHSPAARLSAGHAAPAHSPAPRSSPLAGPAQPAPSGQPRQLLVYRGPNRARTGTGAELRTIQVALAQGNVDTASSITIEVGGMTTNVVNSLDSHMEAAGRLAALQREILTARGETGSPAVVTWFDYAAPQSALDSSLYTPARAREGGASLARFAEGIAQVRGEDRPRINLLGHSYGSVTASAAAEQARHGVVDTLVVYGTPGVVAEGWDMNTGVHGAGSAASNHVLSNKKDIINVVNALGGGAVSSGHTDALGFNPRRDPDFTAHHFSGRGGFFSQHSEYLENANSPQMRELARITTEPATGPGAPPATEPGAPPATLAPPREPPAGAAPSPQNPPVRPPPGS